In Deltaproteobacteria bacterium, a single window of DNA contains:
- a CDS encoding rubredoxin: MKWRCTVCGYVHEGDEPPERCPVCGAPAEKFEKVNE; the protein is encoded by the coding sequence ATGAAGTGGAGATGCACCGTGTGCGGCTACGTCCACGAAGGCGACGAGCCGCCCGAAAGATGCCCCGTCTGCGGGGCCCCGGCCGAGAAGTTCGAGAAGGTGAACGAGTAA
- the mtnA gene encoding S-methyl-5-thioribose-1-phosphate isomerase, with translation MFKVVEWEDDGVVMIDQRLLPGREVYRTYRDHRGVARAIKEMVVRGAPAIGVAAAMGAALGASKVRTSNLSVFREKFAAIAQLLASTRPTAVNLFWAIERMRGVVDSFDGDDVAALKARLVDEALRIHDEDIERNRSIGRHGGALLADGMTVLTHCNAGALATAGYGTALGVVRGAVEAGKRIRVFADETRPFLQGSRLTAWELMKDGIDVTLITDNMAGWMMSRGEIDAVVVGADRIAANGDVANKIGTYTVAVLARTHRIPFYVAAPTSTIDLAAAEGADIPIEERDPSEVTRVGSKTVAPEGVKVRNPAFDVTPNRLVTAVITENGVARRPFRSSLKAMCRRGKEPR, from the coding sequence ATGTTCAAGGTAGTGGAATGGGAGGATGACGGTGTGGTCATGATAGACCAGCGGCTTCTGCCGGGCCGCGAGGTCTACCGCACCTACAGGGACCACAGGGGGGTTGCCAGGGCCATAAAGGAGATGGTCGTCAGAGGGGCCCCCGCCATAGGTGTTGCCGCGGCCATGGGTGCGGCCCTGGGCGCATCGAAGGTGAGGACGTCGAACCTCTCCGTCTTCAGGGAGAAGTTCGCCGCCATAGCGCAGCTTCTCGCCTCGACGAGGCCGACGGCCGTGAACCTCTTCTGGGCCATCGAGCGCATGAGGGGGGTGGTGGACTCCTTCGATGGCGACGACGTGGCCGCGCTCAAGGCAAGGCTCGTCGACGAGGCCCTGAGGATACACGACGAGGACATAGAGCGCAACCGTTCCATAGGCCGCCACGGCGGAGCGCTGCTGGCCGACGGCATGACGGTTCTCACCCACTGCAACGCCGGGGCGCTGGCCACCGCCGGCTACGGCACGGCCCTGGGCGTGGTGCGCGGCGCCGTGGAGGCGGGCAAGAGGATACGGGTCTTCGCCGACGAGACGCGCCCCTTCCTCCAGGGCTCGCGCCTTACGGCCTGGGAGCTCATGAAGGACGGCATAGACGTTACGCTCATTACCGACAACATGGCGGGCTGGATGATGAGCAGGGGCGAGATCGACGCCGTCGTCGTCGGCGCCGACCGCATAGCCGCAAACGGCGACGTGGCAAACAAGATAGGCACCTACACGGTGGCCGTGCTGGCCAGAACCCACAGGATACCCTTTTACGTGGCGGCGCCCACCTCGACGATAGACCTCGCCGCCGCAGAAGGCGCCGACATACCCATAGAGGAGCGCGACCCCTCGGAGGTGACCCGCGTAGGCTCGAAGACGGTAGCCCCCGAAGGCGTAAAGGTGCGCAACCCGGCCTTCGACGTCACGCCCAACCGGCTGGTGACGGCCGTAATAACCGAGAACGGCGTGGCGCGAAGACCGTTCAGGAGCTCTCTCAAGGCCATGTGCCGCAGGGGAAAGGAGCCACGATGA